CGCGCGGGACAAAGTGCTCAGGATCAGCGCAGCGCCCACACACGTGCAGACTCAACTCAGAAAATATGCCGAATCCGCCCACTCACCTGCTCTCGACAGGGAAGACCGATGAACCACAGCGCAGCACTGCCGACTCTCGATGCCATCCTCGAAATCTATGCCAGCCCCTTCAACGATCTGATTTATGAGGCGCAACAGGTGCATCGGCTACACTTTGATCCAAATGCCATCCAGTGCTCCACCCTCCTCTCCATCAAGACCGGCGGTTGCCCCGAGGATTGTGGCTACTGCTCCCAGAGCGTCCATCACCAGACGGCCCTCCAGGCCGAACCGCTGATGGATCTTGAACAGGTGCGTGCCGCCGCGCGGGAGGCCAAAGCCAATGGGGCCCAACGCCTGTGCATGGGGGCTGCCTGGCGCTCGCCCCACGACCGGGATATCGAAAAAGTAGCCGCCATGATCGGCGTGGTCAAGGAGTATGGCCTGGAAAGCTGCGTGACGCTGGGGATGCTCAAACCGGGGCAAGCGGAACGCTTACAGCATGCTGGCCTCGACTACTACAACCACAATCTCGATACCTCCCCCGAGTTTTATGGTGAAGTCATCCACACCCGCAGTTATCAGGACCGCCTCGACACCCTGGAAGCGGTGCGTGACGCCGGTATCCGGATTTGCAGCGGCGGCATCCTCGGCATGGGAGAGTCCCGCCGGGACCGGGCGCGGATGCTGCAAGTGCTCGCGCAGTTGCCCCAGGCTCCGGAGAGTATCCCCATCAACGCCCTGGTGCCCATTCCCGGCACCCCGCTGGAGGCTGCGGAGCCGATTGACGGCTTTGAATTCGTGCGCACCGTCGCGGTCGCCAGAATCCTCTTCCCCAAGGCCTACGTACGGCTTTCGGCAGGGCGCGAAGCCATGAGCGACGAATTACAGGCGCTCGCCTTTCTGGCCGGTGCCAACAGCATTTTTCTTGGGGATCGCCTGCTGACGACAGGGAATGCCAGCACCGGACATGATCAGGCCTTGTTCAACCGACTGGGCCTGCACCGCAGCGCGGACTGACGGTCGGCGACAGGGGCCAGCCGGACGGACCGACCCCGGTGTAGCTCAGGAGTGGTCACCAAAAGACAGGGGGATGGCGTAGGTCAGCAGCACCTCATCCTCGCCGGGATCCTCGTTGGCGATATATGCATTGGAAATGTGGGCGATCTTGATTCCCAAGCGCGACTGATCGGCAAACTGATAAGCCAGACTCAACTCCAGACGAAACTGGAAGGTGCCGTCCAGATATTTGCCGCGCCCCTGATTATATCCGCCCATGCCGAGCACCGGCGTCAGTACCCAGTGATCCCAGGCAATATCCGAGTAAAAGCCGGTGTAGCCCATGAAACCGCCGTTGGTATTGGCGACGATACCCCATAGCGCGCCGATGCCGAACAACTTGGAGGCAGACTGGTATTCCAGATCGATCTCCGGAAGGGTTGCATTACCCCGATGTCCAGGACCGGGCTCGACGCCAGCCGCGTTAAAGGCGCCGATACCGGCGTCGAAATACGCAGGTCCGCCCTGGACCACATGCAAGCCTGCGCCTTCTGCCCAGGCTGGCCCGGCTGCCAGCAGAGCCAATGCCGTCACACCCAGGATCCTCGCCAGGATTTTACTA
This sequence is a window from Acidithiobacillus ferridurans. Protein-coding genes within it:
- the bioB gene encoding biotin synthase BioB encodes the protein MNHSAALPTLDAILEIYASPFNDLIYEAQQVHRLHFDPNAIQCSTLLSIKTGGCPEDCGYCSQSVHHQTALQAEPLMDLEQVRAAAREAKANGAQRLCMGAAWRSPHDRDIEKVAAMIGVVKEYGLESCVTLGMLKPGQAERLQHAGLDYYNHNLDTSPEFYGEVIHTRSYQDRLDTLEAVRDAGIRICSGGILGMGESRRDRARMLQVLAQLPQAPESIPINALVPIPGTPLEAAEPIDGFEFVRTVAVARILFPKAYVRLSAGREAMSDELQALAFLAGANSIFLGDRLLTTGNASTGHDQALFNRLGLHRSAD
- a CDS encoding acyloxyacyl hydrolase, encoding MKDGSKILARILGVTALALLAAGPAWAEGAGLHVVQGGPAYFDAGIGAFNAAGVEPGPGHRGNATLPEIDLEYQSASKLFGIGALWGIVANTNGGFMGYTGFYSDIAWDHWVLTPVLGMGGYNQGRGKYLDGTFQFRLELSLAYQFADQSRLGIKIAHISNAYIANEDPGEDEVLLTYAIPLSFGDHS